TGGTCGGCGGTGTCCGGCACGGCCAGGGCGCGGACGTGCTTGTCGGCGAAGGCCTTGAAGCCGGAGCCCGCGAAGACGTCCGAGACATCGACCAGCTCCAGCTCGGCGCGCAGGTCCGGCTTGTCGGAGCCGTACTTGAGCATCGCCTCGCGGAACGGGATGCGCGGGAAGGGCGAGGTGACCGTACGGCCGTTGCCGAACTCGGTGAACAGCTCGGTCATCAGCTTCTCGACGGGCCGGAAGACATCCTCCTGTTCGACGAAGCTCATCTCGATGTCGAGCTGGTAGAACTCGCCCGGCGAGCGGTCCGCGCGGGCGTCCTCGTCGCGGAAGCAGGGCGCGATCTGGAAGTAGCGGTCGAAGCCCGCGATCATCAGCAGCTGCTTGAACTGCTGCGGGGCCTGCGGCAGCGCATAGAACTTGCCGGCGTGCAGACGCGAGGGGACCAGGAAGTCGCGGGCACCCTCGGGGGAGGTCGCGGACAGGATCGGGGTCGCCATCTCGTTGAAGCCGAGGGCCACCATCTTGTGGCGGATGGCGGAGATGACGGCGGTGCGCAGCATGATGTTGCGGTGCATCCGCTCGCGGCGCAGGTCGAGGAAGCGGTACTCGAGGCGCCGCTCCTCGTTGACGCCGTCGTCCGCGTTGATCGTGAAGGGGATCTGGTCGGCGGCGCCGAGCACCTCGACGTCGGAGACCTCGATCTCGATCTCGCCCGTCGGCAGGTCGGGGTTGACGTTGTCGGCGCCGCGCGCGCTGACCTTGCCGTCGATCCGGACGACGGTCTCCTTGGTCAGGGAGCCAAGGGCCTCGTTGGCGGGGGTGCCGGGGCGGGCGACGAGCTGAACGAGACCGTAGTGGTCACGCAGATCGATGAAGAGGATGCCGCCCAGGTCACGTCGATTGTGCAGCCAGCCGCTGAGGCGGACGTCGGTGTCGACGTCCGCGGCTCGGAGCTCGCCGCAGTTATGGGACCGGTACCGATGCATCGCTCATCCAAGTCGTCGCGAGGTCGAGGTGAGGAGTTGTCGGGAGAGGGAGAGGAAAAGGAGTACGGGCGCGGGTGCCCGGTCGCTCTCCCCGTGGATCACCCGAAAGGCCACCCCAGGATTGACATAACCGCTCCAGGTTACCGTCCCGGCCCGCACGTCTTCGTTGACATATACGCATCAGCGGAGCGGGGTGTCTCCATTGGGACGATGGTCACGTCCGGATCGCTGGCCCGGTCCCGCTAAACACACATAAAGTGAGGCAATGCGCACCGAGGATCTCCTGGCCGCCATCGCGACCGGCCTGTGGCGCTGGGACAACGCGGCGGGACGGGTGACCCTCGACTCCGAAGCGGCCCGGCTGCTCGGGCTGCCCGCCGCCCCGGTGGAGCTGACCGAGGCCGCGGTGCGCTCCCGTTTTCATCCCGTCGACTTCGCCGAGATCAACGGGATCGTGCAGCTCGCGCTCGCCGAGAAGACGCTCGCCGAGGCCCGGCTGCGCATCGTGGACGAGCGCGGACGGGTGCAGCGCATCGTCCGCTCCCGCTCCCGCCCCCGCATCGTCGACGGCGGCTTCGAGCTGGTCGGCACTCTTCAGGAGGTGCCCGAGCCGCAGCCCGGTACCTCCGCCGCGCACACCCCGATCACCGGCGACTGGCGCCGCTCACGCGAGGCGTTCCTGCTGGACGCGGGCCGGGGGCTGGCCGAGGCGCGGTCCACCGCCGAGGTGCTGCGGGTCGCGGCCGGACTGTCCATGCCCGGGTTCATGCCGGACGGGCTGGCGGTCTTCGGTATCGAGGGCGACCGGCTGTCGGTCATCGGCCATCACGGCCACCACGGCGACGACGAGCGGCCGTTCGTCGCCATGACGCTGGAGACCGACTATCCGGCCGCCGAGGTCATCCGTACCGGCCGGGCCATCTATCTGCCCACGCCCGAGGAGTACAGCCGCCGTTACCCCGGCACCTGGCCGCTGGCCGCCCGCTTCCGCCGGACGTCCTGGGCGTTCCTGCCGCTGGTGAACGCGGGCCGGACGATCGGCGCCTGGATGGCGGCGTTCGCCCAGCCGGTGGCGTTCACGCCCGATGAGCGCTCGGTGCTGACCACCGTCGCCCGGATGCTGGCACAGGCGCTGGCCAGGGCCGGTATGCAGGAGGAGCAGCAGGAGCTGGCACTGGGGCTGCAGCGCAGCATGATGCCCACGGTGCAGCCGGACATCCCGGGGATGACGGTCGCGGCCCGCTATGTCCCGACCGGCGGCGGGCTGACGGTCGGCGGCGACTGGTACGACATGATCCCGCTGCCGTCCGGCCGGATCGCGCTGGTCATCGGGGATGTCCAGGGGCACGACGTACGGGCGGCGGGCCTGATGGGGCAGCTGCGGATCGCACTGCGGGCCTACGCCTCCGAGGGCCACCACCCCGATGCGGTGCTCTCCCGCGCCTCCCGGTTCCTGGCCGGGATCAACGAGACCGAACTCCGCGGCCACGGCGAGGACCAGCGCTTTGCGACCTGCCTCTATATCGAGGTGGACCCGGCGACGGGGCTGCTGGACATCGCACGGGCCGGCCACCCCGACCCGGCGATCCGGATGAGCGACGGCACGGTGCTGGTCCGGCCCACCGCGGGCGGGCTGCCGCTGGGCATCGTCCCGGACGCCGACTACCCGACCACCCGGCTCGTCCTGGAGCCCGGCGAGACCATGATGGTGTGCACCGACGGGCTGATC
This portion of the Streptomyces sp. 2114.4 genome encodes:
- the aspS gene encoding aspartate--tRNA ligase, encoding MHRYRSHNCGELRAADVDTDVRLSGWLHNRRDLGGILFIDLRDHYGLVQLVARPGTPANEALGSLTKETVVRIDGKVSARGADNVNPDLPTGEIEIEVSDVEVLGAADQIPFTINADDGVNEERRLEYRFLDLRRERMHRNIMLRTAVISAIRHKMVALGFNEMATPILSATSPEGARDFLVPSRLHAGKFYALPQAPQQFKQLLMIAGFDRYFQIAPCFRDEDARADRSPGEFYQLDIEMSFVEQEDVFRPVEKLMTELFTEFGNGRTVTSPFPRIPFREAMLKYGSDKPDLRAELELVDVSDVFAGSGFKAFADKHVRALAVPDTADQSRKFFDQLGDFAVQQGAKGLAWVRVGEENALTGPIAKFLTEDDVKALVAALDLKPGHAVFFGAGEFDEVSKIMGAVRVEAAKRVGRFVEDEFRFCWIVDFPMFEKDEDTGKIEFSHNPFSMPQGGLEALETKDPLDILAWQYDIVCNGTELSSGAIRNHEPEVMYKAFAIAGYDKETVEAEFGGMLRAFKFGAPPHGGIAPGVDRIVMLLADEPNIRETIAFPLNGNAQDLLMGAPSEVDEARLKELHLSLRKPQAK
- a CDS encoding SpoIIE family protein phosphatase; the encoded protein is MRTEDLLAAIATGLWRWDNAAGRVTLDSEAARLLGLPAAPVELTEAAVRSRFHPVDFAEINGIVQLALAEKTLAEARLRIVDERGRVQRIVRSRSRPRIVDGGFELVGTLQEVPEPQPGTSAAHTPITGDWRRSREAFLLDAGRGLAEARSTAEVLRVAAGLSMPGFMPDGLAVFGIEGDRLSVIGHHGHHGDDERPFVAMTLETDYPAAEVIRTGRAIYLPTPEEYSRRYPGTWPLAARFRRTSWAFLPLVNAGRTIGAWMAAFAQPVAFTPDERSVLTTVARMLAQALARAGMQEEQQELALGLQRSMMPTVQPDIPGMTVAARYVPTGGGLTVGGDWYDMIPLPSGRIALVIGDVQGHDVRAAGLMGQLRIALRAYASEGHHPDAVLSRASRFLAGINETELRGHGEDQRFATCLYIEVDPATGLLDIARAGHPDPAIRMSDGTVLVRPTAGGLPLGIVPDADYPTTRLVLEPGETMMVCTDGLIETGGHDLETGRERLRDIIEAHQPGGDGESLERLADALVQAVHGPSSHHTTGPLADRREDDIAVLLLCREAAGCGVGTGGLFAPQPIRRTVLSVAQAEPERIAEARRQVRDVLHDWADPDQVDSAVLMVSEMVTNVLLHTDGEALLVAEITGERGARRIRVDVADSSDELPHRRSPGELASSGRGLMLLELLAGSWGVDPRGDGKSTWFELYEDAGDAAGPVSPESGPAESGPAA